From the genome of Cytobacillus firmus, one region includes:
- a CDS encoding DUF4395 domain-containing protein, which yields MANTPVSIPRPLVRTNQWSIVLSVLASWFTGEAWILAIPLLAGAMGLLFGYNPIMRTARHFLKKSPSEYIPEDWEQQQFNQVIAVACLALGLLSFLLGWTAAGYVFTAMVALSAFIAILGFCIGCFIRFQLNQYKYRKS from the coding sequence ATGGCAAATACACCAGTTTCGATTCCCCGTCCGCTCGTAAGAACCAATCAATGGTCAATCGTATTAAGTGTTTTAGCTTCGTGGTTTACCGGAGAAGCCTGGATTCTCGCCATTCCCCTGCTCGCAGGTGCAATGGGCCTATTATTCGGCTACAATCCGATTATGCGTACAGCAAGGCATTTTCTAAAAAAGAGTCCTTCTGAGTATATTCCCGAAGACTGGGAGCAGCAGCAATTTAATCAGGTGATTGCCGTTGCCTGCCTGGCGCTTGGGCTGCTCAGCTTTCTGCTGGGCTGGACAGCTGCAGGATATGTTTTTACAGCTATGGTCGCTCTTTCAGCATTTATTGCCATTTTGGGATTTTGCATCGGCTGTTTTATCCGCTTTCAGCTTAACCAGTATAAATACCGAAAATCGTAA
- a CDS encoding serine hydrolase: MDFHTLKAEILTLASCCEGRVAVYIHTEDGFIEKDADAIFSSASLIKVPILLAGLLQAEKGLLQLEEEVEVAASARVGGSGVLQAMARDLKIKVTDIMTLMIIVSDNTATNLIIELLGIEKINQLFKDLGFNNTSLNRKMMDFEALKNGIDNTTTARDMVYGIKALAEQKLLSGKYTEKALYILENQQFKNKLANTIDEEKVMVANKTGELPGIEHDCAIFTHKGKTVCAAVLVDGLQLQAAGKEVLSAIGSRINQYITHK; the protein is encoded by the coding sequence ATGGACTTTCATACTCTTAAAGCGGAAATTCTTACATTGGCCAGCTGCTGCGAAGGCCGCGTTGCTGTATATATCCATACCGAGGATGGTTTCATCGAAAAAGATGCCGATGCCATTTTCTCTTCAGCCAGCTTAATAAAGGTGCCGATTTTACTTGCGGGACTTTTACAGGCGGAGAAAGGGCTGCTTCAGCTTGAGGAGGAAGTGGAAGTTGCTGCTTCAGCCCGGGTTGGCGGATCGGGTGTATTGCAAGCTATGGCCAGAGATTTGAAGATCAAGGTGACAGACATAATGACACTAATGATCATTGTGTCTGATAATACAGCGACTAATCTTATCATTGAGCTGCTTGGTATAGAGAAAATCAATCAGCTTTTCAAAGATTTGGGGTTTAATAATACATCATTGAACAGAAAGATGATGGATTTTGAAGCACTGAAAAACGGCATTGACAACACCACGACTGCCCGGGATATGGTGTATGGCATAAAGGCATTGGCAGAGCAAAAGCTTTTATCAGGGAAGTATACTGAAAAAGCACTGTATATATTGGAAAACCAGCAGTTTAAAAATAAACTTGCCAACACGATAGACGAGGAAAAAGTCATGGTTGCCAATAAAACAGGCGAACTTCCCGGCATAGAGCATGATTGCGCCATATTTACCCATAAAGGAAAAACAGTCTGCGCTGCAGTACTAGTGGATGGGCTCCAACTTCAGGCAGCCGGCAAAGAAGTACTGTCCGCAATCGGCAGCCGTATTAATCAATATATTACACACAAGTAA
- a CDS encoding ABC transporter ATP-binding protein, protein MAKEALLQVNNLKKHFSMGKGQTLKAVDDVSFHIKQGETFGIVGESGCGKSTAGRTIIGLYNRTEGEVLYDGKNVHNMTEKERFAFHRKMQMIFQDPYASLNPRSTVQEIISEPMEVHGLYPNKRERLERVYQLLEDVGLNRDHANRYPHEFSGGQRQRIGIARALALDPEFIIADEPISALDVSVQAQVVNLLKGLQKKKGLTYLFIAHDLSMVKHISDRIGVMYLGHLVELTTSENLYKNPLHPYTQALLSAIPIPDPDVEDNRERIILEGELPSPMNPPSGCVFRTRCPYAMEACASIKPEWQEIEKDHFVACHLYNEKVTGDHNRPQVAAAK, encoded by the coding sequence ATGGCAAAAGAAGCACTTTTACAGGTCAACAATCTCAAAAAGCATTTTTCAATGGGAAAAGGACAAACCCTGAAGGCTGTTGATGATGTCTCCTTCCATATCAAACAGGGAGAAACATTCGGGATTGTCGGTGAATCCGGATGCGGGAAATCAACTGCAGGGCGTACCATCATTGGTTTATATAACCGTACAGAAGGTGAAGTCCTTTATGACGGGAAAAATGTCCATAATATGACTGAAAAAGAGAGGTTTGCTTTTCACAGGAAGATGCAGATGATTTTTCAGGATCCGTATGCTTCCTTGAATCCGCGTTCTACCGTACAGGAGATTATTTCCGAGCCCATGGAGGTTCATGGGTTATATCCGAATAAGAGGGAGCGCCTCGAGCGGGTCTATCAGCTCCTGGAAGATGTAGGTCTTAACCGCGATCATGCCAACCGTTATCCGCATGAATTCAGCGGCGGACAGAGGCAAAGAATTGGAATTGCCCGTGCTTTGGCTCTGGATCCGGAATTCATTATTGCTGACGAGCCAATCTCAGCACTCGATGTATCGGTACAAGCCCAGGTGGTGAACCTGCTTAAGGGGCTCCAGAAGAAAAAAGGGCTGACCTACTTATTTATCGCCCATGATCTCTCAATGGTTAAGCATATCAGCGACAGAATCGGCGTTATGTACTTAGGGCATCTAGTGGAATTGACCACAAGCGAAAACTTATATAAAAATCCGCTTCACCCTTATACACAGGCCCTGCTGTCGGCGATTCCCATCCCTGACCCTGATGTCGAGGATAACCGGGAAAGAATCATTTTGGAAGGGGAGCTTCCAAGTCCAATGAATCCGCCAAGCGGCTGTGTATTCCGCACGCGCTGCCCTTATGCGATGGAGGCTTGTGCTTCCATTAAGCCTGAGTGGCAGGAGATTGAGAAGGATCACTTTGTGGCCTGCCATTTATATAATGAAAAAGTAACGGGCGACCATAACCGGCCTCAAGTAGCGGCTGCGAAATAA
- a CDS encoding FtsW/RodA/SpoVE family cell cycle protein has product MKQNNRFSDRFDWTLCFLLLLFFLISCIAIYSGQSSNQYEGNFVISQIKNYIVGAVIVGIVMYFDSEQIRRLTWLLYGLGILLLVGLFIAPESIAPERKGATLWYIIPGLGSVQPSEFVKVFLIIALSKIIADHHLKYQAKTAGTDFFLLIKLGAATLPPLGLIIIEDLGTALVIIAILAGVILVSGITWKILVPIYGTLGALAGTVLYLVIIAPEILEKYLGIDPYQFSRIYSWLDPVNHKQGAGMQLYNSMLAIGSGLISGKGFTDRQVYVPDAHTDFIFSVIGEEYGFFGASVVISLFFLLIYHLTKTGLETTDPFNTYICVGVISMITFHVFQNIGMTIQVLPITGIPLPFISYGGSSLMGNMMAMGLIFSIRYHHKNYMFSTDSNYVAK; this is encoded by the coding sequence ATGAAACAGAATAATAGATTCTCAGACCGATTCGATTGGACATTATGCTTTCTTCTGCTGCTGTTTTTTCTCATCAGCTGCATTGCGATTTACAGCGGACAATCCTCCAATCAATATGAAGGGAATTTTGTCATCTCACAAATTAAAAATTATATTGTTGGAGCCGTCATTGTTGGGATTGTCATGTATTTTGACAGCGAGCAAATCCGGAGACTCACATGGCTTCTGTACGGTTTAGGCATTCTATTGCTTGTCGGGCTATTCATTGCACCGGAAAGCATCGCACCAGAGCGCAAAGGGGCTACATTGTGGTATATCATTCCCGGACTCGGTTCGGTGCAGCCTTCAGAATTCGTAAAGGTGTTCCTTATTATCGCCCTCAGCAAAATCATCGCTGACCACCATCTGAAATATCAGGCTAAGACAGCCGGCACGGACTTTTTTCTCCTAATCAAACTAGGGGCTGCCACATTGCCTCCATTAGGATTGATTATTATCGAAGACCTGGGTACCGCTCTTGTCATCATCGCGATATTAGCAGGAGTCATCCTGGTATCCGGAATCACCTGGAAAATCCTTGTACCGATTTATGGAACCCTCGGTGCTTTAGCAGGAACAGTTCTATACCTGGTGATCATAGCACCGGAGATTTTAGAGAAATACCTTGGGATCGATCCCTATCAGTTCAGCAGAATTTATTCCTGGCTTGATCCGGTCAATCATAAGCAGGGGGCCGGTATGCAGCTGTATAATTCCATGCTCGCTATCGGCTCGGGATTAATTTCAGGTAAAGGCTTTACCGACAGGCAGGTATATGTGCCAGATGCCCACACTGATTTTATCTTTAGCGTCATTGGCGAGGAATATGGCTTCTTCGGAGCCAGTGTAGTAATCAGCCTTTTCTTTCTGCTTATCTATCACTTAACGAAGACCGGCCTTGAGACGACTGATCCTTTTAATACCTATATTTGCGTCGGGGTCATCAGCATGATCACCTTCCATGTATTCCAAAATATTGGAATGACGATTCAGGTCCTGCCAATCACCGGCATTCCGCTTCCGTTTATCAGCTATGGCGGAAGCTCACTTATGGGAAACATGATGGCAATGGGACTGATATTCAGCATTCGCTACCATCACAAAAACTATATGTTTTCAACCGACTCAAATTATGTTGCAAAATAA
- a CDS encoding Dps family protein: MEKLHEALNVQIANWSVLYTKLHRYHWFVKGPLFFTLHEKFEELYNEAAEVVDEAAERLLAIGGSPGASLKEFLSITTLEESNGEKKAEDMVAALASDYKHIKEQLISLAQLAEEQEDQVTADFAIGLMEKLDTHIWMLQAYLGE; this comes from the coding sequence ATGGAAAAATTACATGAGGCATTAAACGTACAAATTGCTAACTGGAGTGTCCTATATACGAAATTGCACCGCTACCACTGGTTTGTAAAAGGCCCTCTTTTCTTTACCCTTCATGAAAAGTTCGAAGAATTATATAACGAAGCAGCAGAAGTTGTCGATGAGGCAGCGGAACGCCTGCTTGCAATCGGCGGTTCACCTGGAGCAAGCTTAAAGGAATTCCTAAGCATTACGACTCTTGAAGAATCTAATGGGGAAAAGAAAGCAGAAGACATGGTTGCTGCTCTTGCTTCGGATTATAAACATATTAAGGAACAATTAATCTCTTTAGCCCAGCTTGCCGAGGAACAGGAAGATCAAGTGACAGCCGACTTCGCCATCGGGTTAATGGAAAAATTGGATACGCATATTTGGATGCTGCAAGCCTACTTAGGAGAATAA
- a CDS encoding EamA family transporter — protein sequence MANLKYSFFIFLGACSYGILASIVKLGLHAGHNVPELTGSQYLIGLLLLLLSFPFIKRTKITLKQAAALLLTGASLSLTGILYGMSLDRNPASIAVVLLFQFTWIGILFEALYERKMPSKAKIISSILLIIGTVFASNLINSGSHAIQADGLIYGLLSAVTFAVFIFASGKAGKGIPTIQRSIFITFGGLLLVAAVSGPVLISGGIQLGGLWKFGLLMALFGAIFPIVFFAIGSPHLDSGLATIVGSAELPAAVAAAMLILGERITEAQTFGIVLILIGISIPQFSFKKAAKKRLST from the coding sequence ATGGCAAACTTAAAATATTCATTCTTTATTTTTCTGGGCGCATGCAGTTACGGCATTCTGGCATCCATTGTTAAACTGGGACTTCATGCCGGCCACAATGTTCCCGAACTGACCGGAAGCCAATATTTAATTGGGCTCCTTTTGTTATTGCTTTCTTTCCCATTTATCAAAAGAACGAAAATCACCCTTAAACAAGCGGCAGCTTTGTTATTGACCGGTGCCTCCTTAAGCTTAACGGGCATTCTGTATGGAATGAGCCTTGATCGGAACCCTGCCTCCATTGCTGTTGTTCTTTTATTTCAGTTCACCTGGATTGGAATTCTTTTTGAAGCATTATATGAAAGAAAGATGCCCAGCAAAGCAAAAATCATTTCTTCGATCCTGCTTATTATAGGAACAGTATTTGCTAGCAACCTGATTAATTCCGGGTCACATGCTATTCAAGCGGATGGCCTGATTTATGGCTTATTATCTGCGGTTACATTTGCCGTGTTCATTTTTGCAAGCGGCAAGGCAGGCAAAGGAATTCCAACCATCCAGAGGAGCATCTTCATCACATTTGGCGGACTTCTTCTGGTTGCAGCTGTTTCAGGTCCCGTCTTAATAAGCGGCGGCATTCAGCTTGGTGGCCTATGGAAATTCGGACTGCTGATGGCATTGTTCGGCGCAATTTTCCCTATTGTCTTCTTTGCAATCGGATCACCCCACTTAGATTCAGGGCTTGCCACGATTGTAGGCTCTGCCGAACTTCCGGCAGCTGTTGCTGCCGCTATGCTGATCCTTGGGGAAAGGATAACAGAAGCACAGACTTTCGGGATTGTGCTGATCCTGATTGGTATCAGCATACCGCAGTTTTCATTTAAAAAAGCGGCAAAAAAGCGATTAAGCACATAG
- a CDS encoding FecCD family ABC transporter permease produces MQKQYIRTYLNNKLLAYVTAAAFLFCAMLMGISIGTVSIHPMTIIRVISAEIFPFISLGNTDAMHANIIMNIRLPRVLLAGLVGASLAIAGAAFQGLLRNPLADPYTIGVSSGASLGAVLTLFFGLSIPFAGMFTLPLFSILFSFLTIFAVLLFARNIERSMKVETIILTGIIFSSFLGALISLMIALTGEELRQIIGWLLGSVSMRGWAYINIILPFFIIGAILLLVNSKELNAMSFGEEKAQHIGVDVQKRKMMVLVAGSILTGAAVAVSGTIGFVGLVIPHLTRMLWGPDHRHLLPLSILMGSGFLIIADLVSRTIIAPAELPIGVITALIGAPAFGVILMKRKNKL; encoded by the coding sequence TTGCAAAAGCAGTATATCCGGACGTATTTAAATAATAAATTACTTGCTTATGTAACAGCAGCAGCTTTTCTGTTTTGTGCCATGCTGATGGGGATTTCAATTGGAACAGTGTCCATTCATCCCATGACGATCATCAGAGTAATAAGCGCTGAGATTTTTCCTTTTATTTCATTGGGAAACACGGATGCTATGCATGCAAATATCATTATGAACATACGCCTGCCGCGCGTTTTGCTGGCTGGCTTGGTAGGGGCGTCTCTTGCAATCGCGGGAGCCGCCTTTCAAGGTTTATTAAGAAACCCGCTGGCAGATCCATATACCATTGGAGTTTCTTCCGGGGCTTCACTCGGTGCAGTTTTAACCTTGTTCTTTGGCTTATCCATTCCCTTTGCAGGAATGTTTACACTGCCTTTATTCAGCATCTTATTTTCCTTTTTAACCATTTTTGCCGTTCTGCTATTTGCGAGAAATATTGAAAGATCCATGAAAGTGGAAACGATTATTTTAACGGGCATTATCTTCAGTTCTTTTCTTGGCGCTCTAATTTCTCTGATGATTGCCCTGACTGGAGAGGAACTTAGACAGATTATTGGCTGGCTTCTTGGCAGTGTATCCATGAGAGGCTGGGCGTATATTAACATTATCCTTCCATTTTTTATAATAGGTGCCATCCTTCTGTTAGTGAACAGTAAAGAGCTGAATGCTATGAGCTTCGGAGAAGAAAAGGCCCAGCATATCGGGGTGGACGTTCAGAAGAGAAAAATGATGGTCCTGGTAGCTGGCTCCATCTTAACGGGTGCAGCTGTAGCTGTGTCTGGAACGATAGGATTTGTCGGGCTTGTGATCCCACATCTGACCAGGATGTTATGGGGGCCGGATCATAGGCACCTATTGCCGCTATCGATTCTTATGGGTTCAGGTTTTCTTATTATTGCCGATCTGGTTTCACGGACGATCATTGCCCCTGCCGAGCTTCCAATCGGTGTGATTACAGCTTTAATCGGTGCACCTGCTTTTGGGGTTATTTTAATGAAAAGAAAGAATAAACTTTAA
- a CDS encoding sulfite exporter TauE/SafE family protein has translation MEYVFFIILGALISVLSGFFGVGGGFILTPTLMLFGFSPVEAITTSLLFSIGTALSGIFAHIRLKNIKLKQGLILGLSGMAATQAAHPFVLFLENKGWDTWAVPVFYIILLSYFALSMLKRREKSANAVHSSEHSPSILKMVLIGFFAGFVSTTLGVGGGFIMVPLSVAYLGLMPKNAVGTSLFAVMLIVSAGFLSYVSTVSIDYWIGLSLVGGGLIGSQFGAKLTSYFENEEITYMLGALYMATVASVILKLIHLNYAGLVLMAIFVGGFLVRSLVKMQKAKARIKAKRERP, from the coding sequence ATGGAATATGTTTTTTTTATTATTCTCGGAGCGCTTATCAGTGTGCTCTCGGGTTTTTTTGGGGTAGGCGGAGGATTCATTCTTACTCCAACGCTTATGCTTTTTGGTTTTTCTCCAGTAGAAGCGATCACCACGAGTTTGCTGTTTTCGATTGGAACGGCTCTTTCAGGCATCTTCGCTCATATCAGGCTGAAGAATATAAAGCTTAAGCAGGGGCTGATACTCGGATTAAGCGGAATGGCAGCTACTCAGGCCGCCCACCCATTTGTTCTGTTTCTTGAGAATAAAGGCTGGGACACATGGGCCGTGCCTGTTTTTTATATCATATTGCTGTCATATTTTGCTTTGAGCATGCTGAAAAGAAGGGAAAAGTCAGCCAATGCTGTTCACTCTTCTGAACATTCGCCTTCCATTTTAAAGATGGTGCTGATTGGTTTTTTTGCAGGATTTGTTTCTACGACATTAGGGGTGGGCGGCGGTTTTATTATGGTGCCTTTATCGGTCGCCTATTTAGGATTGATGCCGAAAAATGCGGTAGGAACCAGCTTGTTTGCTGTCATGTTAATCGTATCCGCAGGTTTCCTGTCCTACGTTTCCACTGTCAGCATTGATTATTGGATTGGCCTTTCACTCGTAGGAGGAGGGCTCATTGGCTCACAGTTTGGTGCAAAACTTACCTCCTATTTTGAGAACGAAGAGATCACCTATATGCTCGGAGCCTTATATATGGCGACAGTCGCTAGTGTGATTCTGAAATTAATACATTTGAATTATGCCGGTTTAGTGCTGATGGCCATTTTTGTAGGCGGATTTCTAGTAAGAAGTCTTGTGAAAATGCAGAAAGCAAAAGCCCGAATAAAGGCAAAAAGGGAGAGGCCATAA
- a CDS encoding ABC transporter substrate-binding protein → MKKFYAFLLTMLLAAGVLAGCGESAEQPKEEKKVEEGQNAAFPVTIKDALDNEVVIETKPERIVSVIPSNTEIAFELGLGEEVVGVSDFDNYPQEAAEKEKIGGLEFNVEKVISLNPDLVLAHASSAQSSEAGLQQLKDAGVTVLVVNDAKSFDQVFESIEMVGTAAGAKEKAEQLVSDMKSQLEEIKTKAKGIKEEDRKSVMVEVSPAPEIYAAGTETFMDEMLSAISAENIITEEGWPKMDPEAIIERNPDVIITTHGYYTEDAVGNVLSRDGWQDITAVKNKQVNDVDSDMVTRSGPRIIEGVEELAKAVYPDVFK, encoded by the coding sequence ATGAAGAAGTTTTATGCATTTTTATTAACTATGCTGCTTGCTGCAGGAGTGCTTGCAGGCTGCGGCGAGAGTGCTGAACAGCCAAAAGAAGAGAAAAAGGTTGAGGAAGGGCAGAATGCTGCTTTTCCTGTAACGATAAAAGACGCGCTGGATAATGAAGTGGTCATTGAAACCAAGCCTGAAAGAATCGTTTCCGTGATTCCAAGCAACACCGAAATAGCATTCGAATTGGGGCTTGGAGAAGAAGTGGTCGGGGTTTCCGATTTTGATAACTACCCGCAAGAAGCCGCAGAAAAGGAAAAGATTGGCGGCTTGGAATTTAATGTAGAAAAAGTGATCTCTTTAAATCCCGACCTTGTCCTTGCCCACGCTTCAAGCGCACAAAGTTCGGAAGCAGGTCTTCAGCAATTAAAGGATGCGGGAGTGACCGTACTTGTTGTCAATGACGCGAAGAGCTTTGATCAGGTATTTGAATCCATTGAAATGGTTGGGACTGCAGCGGGAGCGAAAGAAAAAGCAGAACAGCTCGTTTCAGACATGAAGAGCCAGCTTGAGGAAATCAAAACAAAAGCTAAGGGGATAAAAGAAGAGGACCGCAAATCGGTAATGGTTGAAGTTTCACCTGCTCCGGAAATCTATGCAGCAGGCACTGAGACATTTATGGACGAAATGCTAAGTGCCATCAGCGCAGAAAATATCATCACGGAAGAAGGATGGCCGAAGATGGATCCGGAAGCGATTATCGAACGGAATCCGGATGTAATCATCACAACACATGGCTATTACACTGAAGATGCTGTCGGCAATGTCTTAAGCCGGGATGGCTGGCAGGATATTACCGCAGTGAAAAATAAGCAGGTTAACGATGTTGATTCCGATATGGTAACCCGCTCTGGCCCTCGTATTATTGAAGGAGTCGAGGAACTTGCAAAAGCAGTATATCCGGACGTATTTAAATAA
- a CDS encoding YqcI/YcgG family protein — MKTASKFLLTKEDMTNPDIVPEWVIQEYKTFHDTVTDKTFPCYFGMTAEMRGELRYAYITKEDWSNLPEALESFIELFDAPKLIRHGLFVFVEPEKDEKPLEHYRENFWNILQYLHKVDTKPWPKDYPTDPDHHLWAFSFAEEPFFVFGNAPAYKQRKTRDLGNSLVLGFQPRRIFEGLEGTTKGGVMSREKVRERVEKWDGLPTHPNISHYGDPEHREWKQYFIGDDVKPIEGKCPFHHK, encoded by the coding sequence ATGAAAACTGCCAGTAAGTTTCTTTTAACAAAAGAAGATATGACTAACCCCGATATTGTGCCTGAGTGGGTTATTCAAGAATATAAAACATTTCATGATACAGTTACAGATAAAACCTTCCCGTGCTATTTTGGAATGACTGCCGAAATGCGCGGTGAATTGAGATATGCCTATATTACAAAGGAAGACTGGTCTAATCTTCCGGAAGCTCTTGAATCTTTCATAGAGCTCTTTGACGCACCAAAACTTATTCGCCATGGCCTGTTTGTATTTGTGGAGCCGGAAAAAGATGAAAAGCCGCTTGAACATTACAGAGAAAATTTCTGGAATATCCTTCAGTATTTGCATAAGGTTGATACAAAGCCTTGGCCGAAGGACTATCCGACAGATCCGGACCATCATTTATGGGCGTTTTCTTTTGCTGAGGAGCCATTCTTTGTGTTTGGCAATGCGCCTGCATACAAGCAGAGAAAGACGAGGGATCTAGGTAATAGTCTTGTGCTTGGATTCCAGCCGCGCCGCATTTTTGAAGGTCTCGAAGGCACCACGAAAGGCGGCGTTATGTCCAGGGAAAAAGTAAGAGAACGTGTTGAGAAATGGGATGGCCTCCCTACCCATCCAAACATCAGCCACTATGGCGATCCCGAACACCGTGAGTGGAAACAATACTTTATCGGTGATGACGTTAAGCCAATTGAAGGGAAATGCCCTTTTCATCATAAATAA
- the argS gene encoding arginine--tRNA ligase — MDFKAIFTAQLASVLNGQLSEEAISDLIETPKNPAHGDLAFPCFTLAKAFRKSPASIAEEAAFLIKGPYIEKAKAAGPYINIFFSKGAAGADILEVILKKGKEYGLLKDGAGKTAVLDFSSPNIAKPFSMGHLRSTVIGNALGNLAEKCGYTAVRINHLGDWGTQFGKLITAYKKWGNPDKVKEHPIRELLSLYIRFHVEAEADPSLEDEARSWFKELENGNKEAQALWNWFRDESLKEFQQVYDRLGIHFNSYNGEAFYNDKMKPVIKELMAKDLLAESDGAEVVQLPDEDLPPCLIKKSDGATLYATRDLAAAFYRRENYQFDHSLYIVGQEQSIHFRQVKSVIKKMGYEWADSMKHVPFGLYLKDGKKMSTRKGRVILLEEVLDEAVLLAKNSIEAKNPGLENKDEVAEAVGIGAILFHDLKNDRMNNIEFSLEDMLTFEGETGPYLQYTNARAYSLLRKADDLPSAANGLSEPYSWEIIKLLYQYPEKLRQSYRQLSPSVLAKFLIDVAQNFNKYYGQVRILEKDAGIQARLALVKAVTIVLTDGMQTLGMKVPRQM; from the coding sequence ATCGATTTCAAAGCAATATTCACAGCTCAGCTGGCATCTGTGCTGAATGGGCAGCTTTCTGAGGAAGCCATTTCAGACTTAATTGAGACACCAAAGAATCCGGCACATGGTGATCTTGCTTTTCCATGTTTTACACTGGCAAAAGCATTCAGAAAATCACCTGCCTCTATTGCTGAAGAGGCTGCTTTCCTGATAAAAGGACCGTACATTGAAAAAGCGAAAGCTGCCGGGCCCTATATTAATATCTTTTTTTCCAAAGGAGCTGCTGGTGCTGACATACTGGAAGTAATTTTGAAAAAAGGAAAAGAATATGGGCTGCTGAAGGATGGTGCAGGAAAAACAGCCGTGCTTGATTTCTCTTCGCCCAATATCGCAAAGCCTTTTTCCATGGGTCATCTGCGATCAACCGTCATTGGAAATGCCCTTGGAAACCTCGCCGAAAAATGCGGTTATACAGCGGTCAGAATCAACCACTTAGGCGATTGGGGCACTCAATTCGGCAAACTGATCACCGCTTATAAAAAGTGGGGCAATCCGGATAAAGTGAAGGAACATCCGATCAGGGAGCTGCTCAGCCTTTATATACGGTTCCATGTAGAAGCAGAGGCAGATCCATCCCTTGAAGATGAGGCACGTTCCTGGTTCAAAGAGCTTGAAAACGGAAATAAAGAAGCACAAGCCCTCTGGAATTGGTTTAGAGATGAATCATTGAAGGAATTTCAGCAGGTTTATGATAGGCTTGGCATCCATTTCAACTCATACAATGGGGAAGCTTTTTATAACGATAAAATGAAACCCGTCATAAAGGAGCTGATGGCAAAAGATCTGCTGGCTGAGTCTGATGGTGCAGAGGTCGTTCAGCTGCCCGACGAAGACCTGCCTCCATGTCTGATCAAAAAATCCGACGGAGCAACTCTTTATGCAACACGGGATCTGGCTGCAGCTTTTTATAGAAGGGAAAACTATCAATTTGATCACTCCTTATATATTGTCGGCCAGGAACAAAGCATCCATTTCAGGCAGGTCAAAAGCGTGATCAAAAAGATGGGGTATGAGTGGGCAGACAGTATGAAACATGTCCCGTTCGGCCTCTACTTAAAAGATGGAAAAAAGATGTCTACCAGAAAAGGCAGAGTCATCCTTCTGGAGGAGGTTCTGGATGAAGCAGTTCTTCTCGCAAAGAACAGCATTGAGGCTAAAAATCCCGGCCTCGAAAATAAAGATGAAGTCGCTGAAGCAGTCGGCATCGGAGCCATTTTGTTCCATGACCTGAAAAATGACCGCATGAACAATATTGAATTTTCCCTTGAAGATATGCTGACATTTGAAGGAGAAACAGGTCCCTATCTGCAATATACCAATGCCCGAGCCTATTCCCTGCTCCGCAAGGCAGACGATTTACCATCTGCTGCAAATGGGCTATCCGAGCCTTACAGCTGGGAAATTATTAAGCTGCTCTATCAATATCCTGAGAAACTCAGACAATCTTATAGGCAGCTTTCCCCTTCCGTTCTCGCTAAATTTCTGATTGATGTGGCCCAGAACTTCAATAAATATTACGGGCAGGTAAGAATACTGGAGAAGGATGCCGGCATCCAGGCAAGACTTGCCCTCGTCAAAGCAGTCACCATTGTTCTTACAGATGGAATGCAGACACTCGGCATGAAGGTGCCCCGCCAAATGTAA